A region of Dermochelys coriacea isolate rDerCor1 chromosome 1, rDerCor1.pri.v4, whole genome shotgun sequence DNA encodes the following proteins:
- the LOC119851058 gene encoding histone H4, translating to MSGRGKGGKGLGKGGAKRHRKVLRDNIQGITKPAIRRLARRGGVKRISGLIYEETRGVLKVFLENVIRDAVTYTEHAKRKTVTAMDVVYALKRQGRTLYGFGG from the coding sequence ATGTCTGGTCGGGGCAAAGGTGGTAAAGGACTTGGAAAGGGAGGTGCTAAGCGCCATCGGAAGGTTCTTCGTGATAACATTCAAGGTATTACTAAACCGGCTATTCGTCGTTTGGCTCGTCGTGGTGGTGTCAAGCGTATTTCTGGGTTGATCTATGAAGAGACACGTGGCGTGCTCAAAGTTTTTCTCGAGAACGTGATCCGTGATGCTGTCACTTACACCGAGCATGCAAAGCGGAAGACAGTAACAGCTATGGACGTGGTTTACGCTTTAAAACGCCAGGGTCGCACTCTGTACGGATTCGGGGGCTAA